A single Oryzias melastigma strain HK-1 linkage group LG24, ASM292280v2, whole genome shotgun sequence DNA region contains:
- the ptk2bb gene encoding protein tyrosine kinase 2 beta, b has product MYEVMSGDTLSWKVPSPKQSNTDSAPEAQFSGDGGPTKILKVCFCTNNNLGKNFTLVKCDNAWQVKVIIRTILVSGRLGPDVALTGCYGLMLKHLKSEELHWLHPDLTVGEVEKRYESHHVEAEWRYDLRIRYIPVNFLEKFREDRSTFLFFYQQVRSDYMQHYATKVSDGMALQLGCMEIRRFYKDMNAKGLEKKSNFELLEKDVGLDLFFPPNLLNSMKTKQLRKLIQQTFQQYAGLREDDCMIKFFETLKDFVNYTEEAFPCELIQGWRLSVELVIGGSGIRQRTQKDAAAVFLADFKQIRRIQCLPQSDGKAHVNINIENANQPLSISVAAVSVAENMMDLIDGYCRLERGNEDSLIHRGNKDAKNTRSTLPDIPTDRPSSSVRNSMGSDIYCEILDERPKSVVKFGVHRDDIVLGRILGEGFFGEVYAGVYKKDNGQRVNVAVKTCKDCSPDVMEKFMSEAVIMKNLDHPHIVKLIGIIEEDPVWIIMELYEYGELGNYLNQNQNRLTNITLVLFSLQICKALVYLGGVNVVHRDIAVRNVLVASPDCVKLGDFGLSRYIEDEEYYKASISRLPIKWMAPESINFRRFTQASDVWMFAVCVWEIMSGGQQPFFWLENRDVINQLEQGIRLPKPDNCPPALYSLMTRCWSYDPRERPSFTELVVKISDVHKMEKEQEAEKERDRARATKIFEPKFIITEPPPKPSRMQQNRFRNTVGIGLHIQLNEALCASSPDLASPPEYQSPVDSRSSLAVPVMSPRRRSMGEGEFPRLNLNSREDAQRLWSAERESMQETLRRQKEEMMEDKKWLEKEEKLLDPKGPEAPPTQQAPEADAENGPPEKPPRLKVQAAPTAELDRSEDKVYQSVMDLVKVVVQLKNDVPDLQPEQYITIVKSVGMVLRDLLQNVDEILPTLHESVRTEIEGTQKRLNHDMAELISKMRLAQQNAITTLKEDCKKQMLAAAHTLAVDSKNMLDAVDQARVRANLAKPATDD; this is encoded by the exons ATGTATGAGGTGATGTCCGGAGACACCCTGTCCTGGAAGGTCCCCAGTCCAAAGCAGAGCAACACAGACTCCGCCCCTGAAGCCCAGTTCTCTGGAGACGGAGGTCCCACCAAAATCCTCAAAGTGTgcttctgcaccaacaacaaCCTGGGGAAGAACTTCACGTTGGTCAAATGCGACAATGCCTGGCAGGTTAAG GTCATCATCCGCACCATCCTGGTGAGCGGGCGGCTGGGCCCGGACGTGGCTCTGACCGGCTGCTACGGCCTGATGCTGAAGCACCTGAAGTCGGAGGAGCTGCACTGGCTCCACCCGGACCTGACGGTCGGGGAGGTGGAGAAGCGCTACGAAAGCCACCACGTGGAGGCCGAGTGGAG GTACGACCTGCGCATCAGGTACATCCCGGTGAACTTCCTGGAAAAGTTCAGGGAAGACCGCTCCACCTTCCTGTTCTTCTACCAGCAG GTGCGCAGCGACTACATGCAGCACTACGCCACAAAGGTGAGCGACGGGATGGCGCTGCAGCTGGGCTGCATGGAGATCAG GAGGTTCTACAAAGACATGAACGCCAAAGGGCTGGAAAAGAAATCCAACTTTGAGCTGCTGGA GAAAGACGTGGGACTGGACCTTTTCTTCCCCCCAAATCTCCTGAACAGCATGAag ACGAAGCAGCTTCGGAAGTTGATCCAGCAAACCTTCCAGCAGTACGCCGGCCTCCGCGAGGACGACTGCATGATCAAGTTCTTCGAGACCCTCAAGGATTTCGTGAACTACACGGAAGAGGCGTTCCCCTGCGAGCTCATC CAAGGGTGGCGTCTTTCTGTGGAGCTGGTCATCGGTGGGAGCGGCATCCGGCAGCGCACGCAGAAGGACGCGGCG GCCGTCTTTCTAGCCGACTTCAAGCAGATCCGGAGGATCCAGTGTTTACCTCAGAGCGACGGCAAGGCGCACGTCAACATCAACATCGAGAACGCCAACCAA CCTCTGTCCATCAGCGTGGCCGCCGTGTCCGTGGCAGAAAACATGATGGATCTGATCGACGGGTACTGCCGTCTGGAGCGAGGGAACGAAGACAGTCTGATCCACAGAGGAAACAAAG ACGCTAAGAACACCAGGAGTACGTTACCGGACATCCCGACTGA CAGACCCAGCAGCTCCGTCAGGAACAGTATGG GCTCCGACATCTACTGCGAGATTCTGGACGAGAGGCCAAAATCAG TGGTGAAGTTTGGCGTCCACCGAGACGACATCGTCCTGGGACGGATCCTGGGGGAGGGGTTCTTTGGGGAAGTCTACGCAGGAGTCTACAAGAAGGAC AACGGCCAAAGGGTCAACGTGGCGGTCAAGACCTGCAAGGACTGCTCCCCGGATGTGATGGAGAAGTTCATGAGTGAAGCAG TGATCATGAAGAACCTGGATCATCCTCACATCGTCAAGCTCATCGGGATCATCGAGGAGGATCCGGTCTGGATCATCATGGAGCTGTATGAATACGGAGAG CTGGGAAACtacctgaaccagaaccagaaccgacTGACTAACATCACCCTGGTGCTGTTCAGCCTGCAGATCTGCAAGGCCCTGGTGTACCTGGGAGGGGTCAACGTGGTGCACAG GGACATCGCGGTGAGGAACGTGTTGGTCGCCAGTCCGGACTGCGTGAAGCTCGGAGACTTCGGTCTGTCCAGATACATCGAGGATGAGGAGTACTACAAAG CCTCCATTTCTCGGTTACCCATCAAGTGGATGGCGCCGGAATCCATCAACTTCAGACGTTTCACTCAAGCCAGCGACGTGTGGATGTTCG CCGTGTGCGTGTGGGAGATCATGAGCGGCGGCCAGCAGCCGTTTTTCTGGCTGGAGAACCGAGACGTGATCAACCAGCTGGAGCAGGGCATCAGACTCCCCAAACCCGACAACTGCCCCCCGGCCCTGTACTCCCTCATGACCCGCTGCTGGTCCTACGACCCCCGAGAGAGACCCAGCTTCACGGAGCTGGTGGTCAAGATCAG TGACGTCCACAAGATGGAGAAGGAACAAGAGGCGGAGAAGGAGAGAGACCGAGCGCGAGCCACCAAAATATTTGAGCCCAAGTTCATCATCACAGAGCCTCCTCCAAAG CCTtccagaatgcagcagaacCGCTTCAGAAACACGGTCGGCATCGGCCTGCACATTCAG CTGAACGAGGCTCTGTGTGCCAGCTCGCCCGACCTGGCCAGCCCGCCTGAGTATCAGTCCCCCGTGGACTCCAGGAGCAGCCTCGCCGTCCCGGTCATGTCTCCTCGCCGCCGCAGCATGGGC GAGGGCGAGTTTCCCAGGCTGAACCTGAACAGCCGGGAGGACGCACAGCGGCTGTGGAGCGCCGAGCGGGAGAGCATGCAGGAGACCCTGCGGCGGCAGAAGGAGGAGATGATGGAGGATAAGAAGTGgctggagaaggaggagaagctCCTG GACCCCAAAGgccctgaggctccgcccacacagCAG gCTCCTGAAGCAGACGCAGAGAACG GTCCACCTGAGAAGCCCCCCCGGCTCAAGGTGCAG GCCGCTCCCACAGCCGAGCTGGACCGCTCCGAGGACAAGGTGTACCAGTCCGTCATGGATCTGGTCAAAGTGGTGGTCCAGCTGAAGAACGACGTTCCTGATCTGCAGCCAGAACAATACATCACCATCGTCAAG TCTGTCGGGATGGTCTTAAGAGATCTGCTTCAGAACGTGGACGAGATTCTGCCCACCTTACACGAGTCTGTACGGACAGAG ATTGAAGGAACGCAGAAGCGGCTGAACCACGACATGGCCGAGCTGATCAGTAAGATGCGGCTGGCCCAGCAGAACGCCATCACCACTCTGAAGGAGGACTGTAAGAAGCAGATGCTGGCGGCCGCGCACACGCTGGCGGTGGACAGCAAGAACATGCTGGACGCCGTGGACCAGGCCAGGGTCAGGGCCAACCTGGCCAAGCCCGCCACCGACGACTGA
- the chrna2b gene encoding neuronal acetylcholine receptor subunit alpha-2 isoform X2 produces the protein MRLDASADPEMESNPRFFTGAHVLWALLLTPAVLCHDKTHSHAEDQLFKTLFTGYNKWSRPVPNISDVVIVKFGLSIAQLIDVDEKNQMMTTNVWLKQEWNDYKLRWKPSDYDNVTSIRVPSELIWVPDIVLYNNADGEFAVTHMTKAHLFHTGKVRWVPPAIYKSSCSIDVTFFPFDQQNCKMKFGSWTYDKAKIDLERIENTVDLNNYWESGEWAIINAVGTYNTKKYDCCHEIYPDITYFFIIRRLPLFYTINLIIPCLLISCLTVLVFYLPSDCGEKITLCISVLLSLTVFLLLITEIIPSTSLVIPLIGEYLLFTMIFVTLSIVITVFVLNVHHRSPSTHKMPRWVHAVFLDLIPRWLFMRRPAPNGRRRRLLLLQQEGALERQRLRGSALGISTSSSWLREGAVLVERSCYEDLELGTLQSYFSFRPPGLTPPQQLKNPQNSQSWHEGGGGPNRQTGGARGESPKVKGVESEALLSPSVMRALEGVHYIADHLRAEDADFSVKEDWKYVAMVIDRIFLWMFIIVCLLGTIGLFLPPWIAGMI, from the exons ATGAGGCTGGACGCGTCCGCGGACCCAGAGATGGAGAGTAACCCCCGGTTCTTCACGGGGGCGCACGTGTTGTGGGCGCTGCTGCTGACCCCGGCAG TCCTGTGCCACGATAAGACCCACTCCCACGCCGAGGACCAGCTCTTCAAGACTCTGTTCACCGGCTACAACAAGTGGTCCAGACCCGTCCCCAACATCTCGGACGTGGTCATCGTCAAGTTCGGCCTCTCCATCGCGCAGCTCATCGATGTG GACGAGAAGAACCAAATGATGACCACAAACGTTTGGCTGAAACAG GAGTGGAACGACTACAAACTCCGCTGGAAACCGTCCGACTACGACAACGTGACGTCCATCCGGGTCCCGTCAGAACTCATCTGGGTTCCAGACATCGTCCTCTACAACAA CGCTGACGGGGAGTTCGCCGTGACCCACATGACCAAAGCTCACCTGTTCCACACGGGGAAAGTGCGCTGGGTTCCTCCTGCCATCTACAAGAGCTCGTGCAGCATCGACGTGACCTTCTTCCCCTTCGACCAGCAGAACTGTAAGATGAAGTTCGGCTCTTGGACCTACGACAAAGCCAAGATCGACCTGGAGCGGATCGAGAACACGGTGGACCTCAACAACTACTGGGAGAGCGGCGAGTGGGCCATCATCAACGCCGTGGGGACCTACAACACCAAGAAGTACGACTGCTGCCACGAGATCTACCCGGACATCACCTACTTCTTCATCATCCGGAGGCTTCCTCTGTTCTACACCATCAACCTGATCATCCCCTGCCTGCTGATCTCCTGCCTGACGGTTCTGGTCTTCTACCTGCCGTCGGACTGCGGCGAGAAGATCACGCTGTGCATCTCTGTGCTGCTGTCGCTGACCGTCTTCCTGCTGCTCATCACCGAGATCATACCGTCCACCTCGCTGGTCATTCCTCTCATCGGCGAGTACCTCCTCTTCACCATGATCTTCGTCACACTGTCCATCGTCATCACCGTCTTCGTGCTGAACGTGCACCACCGCTCCCCCAGCACGCACAAGATGCCGCGCTGGGTCCACGCCGTCTTCCTGGACCTGATCCCGCGCTGGCTGTTCATGCGCCGGCCCGCCCCCAACGGCAGGCGCCgccggctgctgctgctccagcaggAGGGGGCGCTGGAGCGCCAGCGGCTGCGAGGCTCCGCCCTCGGCAtcagcacctcctcctcctggctGAGGGAGGGGGCCGTGCTGGTGGAGAGGAGCTGCTACGAGGATCTGGAACTGGGGACTCTCCAGTCCTACTTTTCCTTCCGCCCCCCAGGACTGACCCCCCCGCAGCAGCTGAAGAACCCCCAGAACAGCCAGAGCTGGCACGAGGGGGGTGGGGGCCCCAACAGGCAGACAGGCGGAGCCAGAGGGGAGTCGCCCAAAGTGAAGGGGGTGGAGTCAGAGGCTCTTCTGTCTCCCAGCGTCATGCGGGCGTTGGAGGGGGTGCACTACATCGCCGACCACCTGAGGGCCGAGGACGCCGACTTCAGC GTGAAAGAGGACTGGAAGTACGTCGCCATGGTGATCGACCGCATCTTCCTGTGGATGTTCATCATCGTGTGTCTGCTCGGGACCATCGGCCTCTTCCTGCCGCCGTGGATCGCTGGGATGATCTAA
- the chrna2b gene encoding neuronal acetylcholine receptor subunit alpha-2 isoform X1: MRLDASADPEMESNPRFFTGAHVLWALLLTPAENERKDVKEGMTASCVSTVLCHDKTHSHAEDQLFKTLFTGYNKWSRPVPNISDVVIVKFGLSIAQLIDVDEKNQMMTTNVWLKQEWNDYKLRWKPSDYDNVTSIRVPSELIWVPDIVLYNNADGEFAVTHMTKAHLFHTGKVRWVPPAIYKSSCSIDVTFFPFDQQNCKMKFGSWTYDKAKIDLERIENTVDLNNYWESGEWAIINAVGTYNTKKYDCCHEIYPDITYFFIIRRLPLFYTINLIIPCLLISCLTVLVFYLPSDCGEKITLCISVLLSLTVFLLLITEIIPSTSLVIPLIGEYLLFTMIFVTLSIVITVFVLNVHHRSPSTHKMPRWVHAVFLDLIPRWLFMRRPAPNGRRRRLLLLQQEGALERQRLRGSALGISTSSSWLREGAVLVERSCYEDLELGTLQSYFSFRPPGLTPPQQLKNPQNSQSWHEGGGGPNRQTGGARGESPKVKGVESEALLSPSVMRALEGVHYIADHLRAEDADFSVKEDWKYVAMVIDRIFLWMFIIVCLLGTIGLFLPPWIAGMI; this comes from the exons ATGAGGCTGGACGCGTCCGCGGACCCAGAGATGGAGAGTAACCCCCGGTTCTTCACGGGGGCGCACGTGTTGTGGGCGCTGCTGCTGACCCCGGCAG agaatgaaagaaaagatgttAAGGAGGGGATGACTGCGAGTTGTGTCTCCACAGTCCTGTGCCACGATAAGACCCACTCCCACGCCGAGGACCAGCTCTTCAAGACTCTGTTCACCGGCTACAACAAGTGGTCCAGACCCGTCCCCAACATCTCGGACGTGGTCATCGTCAAGTTCGGCCTCTCCATCGCGCAGCTCATCGATGTG GACGAGAAGAACCAAATGATGACCACAAACGTTTGGCTGAAACAG GAGTGGAACGACTACAAACTCCGCTGGAAACCGTCCGACTACGACAACGTGACGTCCATCCGGGTCCCGTCAGAACTCATCTGGGTTCCAGACATCGTCCTCTACAACAA CGCTGACGGGGAGTTCGCCGTGACCCACATGACCAAAGCTCACCTGTTCCACACGGGGAAAGTGCGCTGGGTTCCTCCTGCCATCTACAAGAGCTCGTGCAGCATCGACGTGACCTTCTTCCCCTTCGACCAGCAGAACTGTAAGATGAAGTTCGGCTCTTGGACCTACGACAAAGCCAAGATCGACCTGGAGCGGATCGAGAACACGGTGGACCTCAACAACTACTGGGAGAGCGGCGAGTGGGCCATCATCAACGCCGTGGGGACCTACAACACCAAGAAGTACGACTGCTGCCACGAGATCTACCCGGACATCACCTACTTCTTCATCATCCGGAGGCTTCCTCTGTTCTACACCATCAACCTGATCATCCCCTGCCTGCTGATCTCCTGCCTGACGGTTCTGGTCTTCTACCTGCCGTCGGACTGCGGCGAGAAGATCACGCTGTGCATCTCTGTGCTGCTGTCGCTGACCGTCTTCCTGCTGCTCATCACCGAGATCATACCGTCCACCTCGCTGGTCATTCCTCTCATCGGCGAGTACCTCCTCTTCACCATGATCTTCGTCACACTGTCCATCGTCATCACCGTCTTCGTGCTGAACGTGCACCACCGCTCCCCCAGCACGCACAAGATGCCGCGCTGGGTCCACGCCGTCTTCCTGGACCTGATCCCGCGCTGGCTGTTCATGCGCCGGCCCGCCCCCAACGGCAGGCGCCgccggctgctgctgctccagcaggAGGGGGCGCTGGAGCGCCAGCGGCTGCGAGGCTCCGCCCTCGGCAtcagcacctcctcctcctggctGAGGGAGGGGGCCGTGCTGGTGGAGAGGAGCTGCTACGAGGATCTGGAACTGGGGACTCTCCAGTCCTACTTTTCCTTCCGCCCCCCAGGACTGACCCCCCCGCAGCAGCTGAAGAACCCCCAGAACAGCCAGAGCTGGCACGAGGGGGGTGGGGGCCCCAACAGGCAGACAGGCGGAGCCAGAGGGGAGTCGCCCAAAGTGAAGGGGGTGGAGTCAGAGGCTCTTCTGTCTCCCAGCGTCATGCGGGCGTTGGAGGGGGTGCACTACATCGCCGACCACCTGAGGGCCGAGGACGCCGACTTCAGC GTGAAAGAGGACTGGAAGTACGTCGCCATGGTGATCGACCGCATCTTCCTGTGGATGTTCATCATCGTGTGTCTGCTCGGGACCATCGGCCTCTTCCTGCCGCCGTGGATCGCTGGGATGATCTAA